In Silene latifolia isolate original U9 population chromosome X, ASM4854445v1, whole genome shotgun sequence, the following proteins share a genomic window:
- the LOC141620676 gene encoding uncharacterized protein LOC141620676 — translation MEDMVVLDEKYAVGLQCFPGEECVKQAHSATEFVYLTYGGGTEDVSCAPPWESSTLDEDEQFIAVANAAEKAYKLKLARAKHREQCAKWRNSFVPVTGEFSFDLGVEKDFAESEARLAAAKGVKRDRRVTGESSSATKRVHFMASPSYIPLSSNKQQSSRFDPLFSAIQDDTNVLTPLTAVHLQVADYVFSDRGTNNRRCSEHLYSYKTYFATRMHLWSLKPSEHVSSVVIDCWSSYLNCKEEENNLGTPKRFFFTTLVHSVLAKPSPGLSDEKIYELFEARVKMELQLFPGIDIASIALSRLTLVYNVLS, via the exons ATGGAAGATATGGTTGTGTTAGATGAGAAATACGCGGTTGGTTTGCAATGTTTCCCAGGCGAAGAGTGTGTCAAACAGGCCCATTCGGCAACTGAATTTGtatatttgacatatggtggtggtaCCGAAGATGTGTCGTGTGCACCACCGTGGGAATCCAGCACACTAGATGAGGATGAACAGTTTATTGCTGTAGCAAATGCAGCTGAGAAAGCGTACAAATTGAAACTTGCTCGTGCTAAACACAGAGAACAATGTGCTAAGTGGAGAAATTCATTTGTACCTGTCACTGGTGAATTTTCATTCGATTTAGGGGTGGAGAAAGACTTTGCTGAGAGTGAGGCAAGGTTAGCCGCAGCTAAAGGGGTTAAACGGGATCGCCGTGTCACTGGTGAATCTTCTTCAGCTACCAAAAGGGTTCATTTCATGGCAAGTCCTTCTTATATACCTCTATCCAGCAACAAGCAACAGTCATCTCGTTTTGATCCGTTGTTTTCTGCTATCCAAGATGACACCAATGTGTTAACACCTCTTACTGCGGTGCACCTTCAAGTGGCTGATTATGTTTTCAGTGACCGGGGCACTAACAATCGTCGTTGCAG TGAGCACTTATATTCGTACAAGACTTATTTTGCAACGCGAATGCATTTGTGGTCATTAAAGCCGTCTGAACATGTTTCGAGTGTTGTAATTGATTGCTGGTCATCATATTTGAattgtaaagaggaagaaaacaatcttggtactccgaagcggttcttttttaccacgcttgtgcat tctgtattagcgaaacccagcccaggtttaagtgatgaaaaaatttatgaattattcgaGGCTCGTGTAAAAATGGAGTTGCAGCTTTTCCCGGGAATAGACATAGCTTCAATCGCACTc TCACGCTTAACACTGGTTTACAATGTTTTGTCATAG